The window GTGATCCTTAAAATCAGAATGCGCTACCAACTGCCGCGCATCAGTGAAGACGAGATCAGTTATATCGCGGTCTATTTTCAATCGGCGATCGAAGAGGCGATTCAGCGGAAAAATGTGATGATCATTTGCTCGACCGGCGTCGGCACTTCGCATCTGTTGGCGAAGCGGGTAACCAATCAGTTTCCCGAGTGGAACATTGTCGACATCATTTCAGCGAAAGAATTGGAACGAAAAAAGGATCTGACGCAGATTGATCTGGTGCTGTCCACGGTAAAACTGGCCAAGCCGATCAATAAACCGGTGGCTTATGTCAGCGCACTCTTCAATAAGACGGATGTAGGCCGGATTAAAGAATTGCTGGTCAACGGCCATCAAGCGGTGACGGAAGAGGGAAAGTTGGAACGGGAAATGCCGGAGGAAAAAGAACTCCAATGGACAAAAGAGCAGCACGCAGAGCCTGCGCAGGCGGGGCTTGTCGAACGCATTGCGTGGAACAAGCTGGAGGTTTGCGTATACCGGAAACAAAGCGGGAAAAAAGAAGAGAGCGTGACCGTCTTGCAAGAGATGGCCGCCGGGAAAAAGAAAATGGTTCTTATGCTCGCTGACGAGCAGGAATTGTCCGCAGCGCTGCTGCGAAAATGCTATTCTTTTTTGCTGAAGACAAAACAGGGATAAACTACAACAAGCGGAGGGCTCAGATATGGATTTGTCGATGGTGATTGATGAAAGTCGCATTAACCTGGAACTGGATGTGGCGGATAAAGCGGAAGCGATAGACGCGTTGGCGGATATGCTGATGGCATCGGGCGCATTATCTTCAAAGGAAGGTTTCGTGCAAGACGTCTATTTAAGAGAAGCGGAAGGGATGACCGGAATCGGCGGCGGCATTGCCATTCCGCACGGTAAATCGAACAGCGTCATAAAAACGTCGCTGGCGATCGGACGGACAAAAGCGCCGATACTATGGGAGTCTTTGGATGACGAACCGATTCAATGCATCATCTTGTTTGCGGTGCGCGATGTGGACAGCACCACGGTGCATGTGAAGCTGCTCGGCGAATTCGCCGGAAAACTGGCCGACGAACAGGTGGTGGAACGGTTGTTCAGCAGTACGCAAACCAGTGAAATCATCGCTATCTTCAGCGGAAATAAATAAGAAGGAGTGAGCAATATGAACATTGTCGGAATCGCAGCCTGCACGTCCGGGATCGCCCACACCTACATCGCCAAAGAAAAGCTGCTCAAAGCGGGAAAGGAGTTAAACCATACCATCCATATTGAAACACAGGGCACGATCGGCACCGAAGACGAGCTGCCCGCCGCTGCGATTGCCGCAGCCGACGTCGTGATCATCGCCGCGGACATCAAAGTGGGCGGCAGGGAACGGTTTCAAGGAAAACGGATCGTAGAAGTGCCTACGCACATCGCGATCAAATCGCCGAAAGCCTTACTGAACAAAATCCAAGCCGATCTGAACGGGTAAAAATGAGGAAAGTGGAGGTTGTTTTTTATGTTGAAAGAGTTGGAATTAAAACGGCATGCGTTGACCGGCATCTCCTATATGATCCCGCTCGTGGTTGCATCCGGCTTACTGATTGCGATCGGCAATATAGCCGGCGGCAATCCGGCCTTGATTTCGGATTATAAAAGCCAGTACAACATCTGGGAAGCGGCCGTAACGCTCGGCGTGTATGGCATGGGGCTGATTCCGGCGATCATGTCGGCCGCGATCGCCTATTCGATTGCCGACCGGCCGGGGATTGCGCCGGGCTTGTTAATGGGCATGATCGCCAATGCGATGGGCGCCGGGTTCCTCGGCGGCATGCTGGGCGGTTATATGTCCGGCTGGTGCGTTAACTTTCTCAAGAAAAACATAAAAGTACCGCTTTGGGCGCAGGGCCTGATGCCGATGATGATCATCCCGCTGCTGGCCTCGCTGATTGTCGGCTTTATCATGTTCTTTGTGATCGGACGGCCGATTGCAGCCGCATCGTTTGAACTGCGCGACATGCTGGTCAATATGCAGGGCGGTTCAAAAGCGGTATTCGGTTTGATCATGGGCGCAATGGCGGCGTTCGATTTCGGCGGGCCCGTCAACAAAGTGGCCTCGCTGTTTGCCGACGGCTTGTTAGTCGAGAAAATATACGGGCCGGAAGCGATCAAGATTTGCGCATCGATGATCCCGCCGTTTGGCGTAGCGCTCTCCTGGCTGATCAGAAAGGCGCGTTACAGCAAGAGCGAAGCGGACAATATAAAGATTGCCTTTCCGATGGGGATTTGCATGATTACCGAAGGCGTCATCCCGATTGCCGCGGTGGATCCGTTTCGCGTGATCTTTTCCTGCTCGTTCGGCGCGGCGATCGGCGGCATGCTGATCATGCTGCTCGACGTCGGATCGCCGGTACCGTCCGGCGGCATGTTCATCGTTCCGGCGATGCAAAATCCGCTCGGCTTTTTGATCTCGCTCGGCGCGGGCAGTCTGATCACCGCATTGCTGCTCGTCGCGCTGAAGAAAGACGTTGACGAAAATGCCGAAGCGGTCGAGGCAGAGGAGGACGAGCTGGATCTGTCGAGCATCAGCATAAAATAGGTAGGAGAGTAGACGCTATGTATGTTTCGATGAAGGATATGTTGGACAAAGCGAACGACGGATTTTATGCGGTCATGGCGATCAACTGCTTTAATCTGGAGACGGCGCGCAGCGTGATTCGCGCCGCCGAAGAGGAAAACGCGCCGATTATCATCAATCTCTACCAGGATCATTTGGTCGAGCATTGCGACAGCCGTTTGATTGCTCCGCTCGTCAAGACGCTGGCCGAGCGTACGGCGGTAAAGGTCGCGCTCAACTTTGATCACGGACAGGACGTATTGCTGCTGAAAAAAGCGATCGATGACGGATTTTCTTCGGTCATGGTCGATGCTTCGCGCTTCGGCCTGGCCGGCAACATTGCAATGACGAAAGAAATCGTCGACTACGCGTTTCCCAAAGGCGTCAGCGTAGAAGGAGAAATCGGCTGCATCGGCAGCACCGAGCAGGCGGAGTTTACTGACGGTTCCATGTACAGCGATCCCGAGGAAGCGGTTGCGTTCGCCAGGCAAACCGGCGTTGACGCTTTGGCGATTTCAATCGGCTCGTCGCACGGCAACTATCCGCCCGGCATGATCCCCGCTTTTGACTTTGAACGGCTGCAATACATAAAAAAGCAAACCAAGATGCCGCTCGTTCTGCACGGCGGCTCGGGTTCGGGCGAAGCCAACATTGTAAAGGCGGTCAAGCACGGGATCAATAAGATCAACGTCGGCTGCGATTTCATGAATGCCAATCTGAGCGCGGCGAAACAATATCTGCAACAAGAGGGCGAGCTAAACTATTACGAGCTGGTCAGTCGCGTGGAAAAAGAGAGCCGTGAAGTTGTGCGGCATTACATTCGCTTAGCGGGTTCCAATAATAAAAATTGAGGAGATCGATGAATATGTTAGTAAACATGAAAGAATTATTGTCAGTGGCGCAGAAAAATCAATTCGCGGTGCCTGCGTTCAATGTGAGCAGCAGCATGATTTTCAAAGGGGTGATGGAAGCGTGCAACGAAAAAAAAGCGCCGGTTATTATCGCGATTCACCCGGATGAATTATCGTTTCTCGAAGACAGCTTCATTGCCGGTGTACGGGAAGAAGCAAGCAAGAGCAATGTTCCAGTTGCGATTCATCTCGATCATGGCGGCGACTTTGCGCAAGTCGTGAGAGCGATTAAATGCGGCTTCACGTCGGTTATGATCGACGCGTCGCTGCTGCCGTTTGAGGAAAATGTCGCGATCACGCAAAAGGTCATCGAAATGGCGCATGCGGTAAACGTCTCGGTCGAAGCCGAACTCGGCACGATCGGCAGCACCGGAAACGGTGGCGAAAGCGGCAGCGAGCAAATCATTTATACCGATCCGGCGACCGTCAAAGAATTTGTTTCACGAACCGGCGTCGATACCCTGGCGATTGCAATCGGCACTTCGCACGGCATTTACCCAAAAAACATGAAGCCAAAGCTGCGCCTTGATTTATTGAAGGAAATCAGAAGCTGCGTCGACATTCCGCTCGTCCTGCACGGCGGCTCGGCGAACACCGACAGCGAAATTGCCGAATCGGTCAAGCTCGGCATCTCCAAGATCAATATCTCAAGCGACATCAAAGAAGCGTTTTACCAAAAATGCCGTGAAGTATTGCAAGATACGTCGCTGCGCGAACCGAACGCGATCTATCCGCCCTGCATCGAAGCGATGAAAGAAGTCATCGAGCAAAAACTGGAACTGTTCAACGACGTCGGCCAAGCCAGACATTACCTGTAAGAAAACCGCGCGGCACTAAAAAAGCCCTCTCTCATTACCCGGGCCAGCGCTTGGCGGAGGCAACTCTCCTTCAAGTGCTGTGCCGGGTCTTTTGTTTTTTCGCATGTGATTTGAAGAAATCTCTGGACAGTATTGCGTACGAAAGTGCGTCATTGCGTATAAAAATATTATATGTTATATTTTAGCTGAATATAACGAAGCTGCTAAGCGTAGTGACGGTAGTGCGAAAAATGGGAAAGAGGTGTTGAGTAGTGGAAACTGGCGACGAAAAAAGCCCTTTACTGGAGGCTCTAAAAACTGCATTGCCCTATTTTAACAAGATTGTGCGCGATGATATGGCGGTAGGCTTAACGGATTTAAACGAATATCTTGGTTCGCAGTCGGCGCAGGGCTTTGGCGTCGAATTGCCGCCCGGCAAGCCGATTAAAGGAATTGCGCGAATCGAAGAATGCATCCGAACCGGCAAGACGGTCTATGCCGATGTACCGAAAGAAGTATACGGCCGCGTGATAAAAACCATGTTCGTGCCGGTGATCGAAAACGGCAAGGTGGTCGGTACGATCAGCTCGGGGATCGATGCGCAGAACACGATGGATATGATTGAAATCGTGGAAAATTTGGCCTCGAACACCGGACGCGTTACCGAAAGCGTGGAGCAAATGGCGAAAAGTGCGGCGGAACTGGCCGACTCAGGCCAGAGCAGCATCCGTCTGGCGCAGGAGATGAGTGACCGGACAAAAAGAACGACGGATTTGATGGAGTTCATCCGAACCATTGCGGCGCAGACTAATCTTTTGGGGCTAAACGCCGCGATCGAAGCGGCCCGCGCAGGCGAACACGGACGCGGTTTCGCAGTCGTCGCGGAAGAAGTGCGCAAACTGGCGGAACAGTCGCAGGAAGCGGCGAAAAACATTCAAAAGACTTTGAACGAAATGAATACGGTGGTCGCGGAAATGGGCAAGGCGATTGAAACGACCGGAGCGGTCAGTCAGGAACAGGCGGCGGCCACGCAGGAAATGATGTTTACGCTGGAAAGCATTAACGGCATCGCGCATCGACTGGAAACCGTCGTCAATCGCGTCCGTTAAAAATATAAAAGAGAAATGAAAAGCAGCTGCAACAAAACAGGATTTCTGTTTTATTGCAGCTGCTTTTGCTTTAAAAGTTTATAGATTGTTTAAAATTAGCCGCGCCAATTTCTTATATAATGAAAGGGAAGCAATCGAAAGAAGGAGGCGAGTCCCTGTGCGTTGGTATATAGAAGTTTTGAAAAAGTATGCCGTATTTAATGGTCGTGCCGGACGGGAAGAGTTTTGGTATTTTACCTTAGTCAGTTTTATCATTAATATCTGCTTGTCGCTGTTGGATCGTCTTTTAGGCATGGGCGGCGAAGGCTTGTTAGGCCTGATTTACATGGTTGCGACGCTTTTGCCGAGTCTTGGAGTTTCTTTCCGTCGCCTGCATGACACCGGACGCAGCGCCTGGTGGATGCTGACGTTGTTCATTCCGATTCTGGGCGTGTTTGTCTATTTAGGATTGATGACGTTTAAAAGTCAGGAAGGCGATAATCAATACGGGCAAAATCCGCAGAATCAGACAGCGTAAAGAAAACGGCAACAAAAAAACTTGCAGCATCAATCTGCAAGTTTTTTTTGTTGCCGTTTCGTTTGCACGAAGCGGTAAATGCCGTAGCCGACCAACGCGATTACGATCGGTACGAACAACAGGTTCGTCAGTTTCGCTCCCGTATGCCAAGCCATGCTATGCATGACCTTTTGGACAAATCCATCCATCATATGTTGCAAGCGTTATCATCCCTTCATTCTGGCACGAATTATAGTGCTGTTTTATGTATATAAGAATTCGCGCTGCAAGCGGATGTTCCTGCTTGCCGTTACTGCTGCTTTTAGCAAATTCAAGACTTTTAAAGCGACCAAGTCACATTAGAAAGAAGGCGACAAGAGTTGCATTGGAAATCAAACAGGCCGTGAAGAGGTTCTTTAAGCAACCAATTTTCATTACAGCAGGGGCATTTGCGCTGTAGTTCGGCTTTTTTACTTCGGCCAGAAGATCGTAGGAGATAGTAATAGGTTGGTACAGTGGTCAGAGTTGTAATACGTCGGCAAATATCGATGCCGCGTTTGCTTAAGCTGCTGTTGGCTTGAGACAGTTCTTTTAGAGCAAAGCGTTCACCAGTCGAACAATTCATTTGCAAGGTATCACATGCTCGATAATCGCTTTCCCAGGTCATGACGTCAACATATTCGTCATCTTTTGTTGTCGGTATCTTATATAAGGGGATTGAACCGAAGCAATCGCCACAACGAAGCGGTGATTCCAGTGAAAGATAGTTGGTATAAAGAAAATAAGCATGCACTTTTTGGCAATTGCAAAGCGGTGCGCTTGAAGAATCATGTCCGATTATTTTCCATGACCACTCAATGCCCAAATTCTTTAGTGCGGCAGAGAAATTTTTTTCGTAAATAGTGGGAGCTTGCGCCAATGCAGTTTCCTCCGGCGCACATAAATAAGTACGATAGCCAGTAGGAACGCTTGCAAGCGGATACTCCTGACCGATAATTTTCCCTCCCATGCGCAATGCATGAAGTAGGCACTCGATGGCTTCCACTAAATGTTCTTTCTTTGTATGTGGTTGAGCGGCATGAAAATCAATTTCGACTACAACCATATGCGATACCTTTTCCTTTTTATTTCTCTGCGTATATGCAGATTGCGCTAAATCGCTTCGAAAGTGCTGCAATCTACACAATCTTTTATTGCTAAAAAGTAAAAAATACTTTAGGGAAAATAAATCGAATCAAACCGTCCGTTTTTTGCGCGTCCACAACGAGAGCGCGAAGCCGACGATGCCCAGAAGGAGAAAGAAGCGGAAATTCTGCTGCGTGCCGAAGGCGATTGCTTGCGCTTGCAGCGCAGGCGTAACGTCGCGATAGAGCGTAAGAAAATTGGCGCTGTTCATGGTCAGGAGACTTGAGGCCAGCGCCGTACCGAGCGCCCCGGCGACCTGCTGCAAAGTGGCCATGATTGCGACGCCGTCGGCGTTGTACTTCGGCGGCAGCTGGTTGAGACCGTTCGTCTGCGCAGGCATTAAGAGCATCGAAGCGCCGAACATGAAGAGCGCGTAAACGACGGTTGTCTCGTTCAGATTGGCTTGCGTGAAGGAAAAAACGGCCAGCGTCAGACTGAGCAGAAAAAAACCGGTCAGCAGCAAGAGTCTTGCGCCGTGTTTGTCGTAAAAACGGCCGGTAAACGGCGACATGATGCCGTTGATCATAGCGCCGGGCAACATGACCAAGGCCGCTGCAATGCTCGAAAAGCCCAGGGCTTTTTGCACGTAAAGCGGCAGGACGAAACCGGCAGCCAATACCGTCATCATGCTGATCATCACGATGGCCGCGCCGATGCTGAACATGGCATGCGAAAATACGCGAACATGAATCAGTGGTTTATCGAGACGCAACTGGCGGACGACAAATGCGGCCAGACTTAAAGCGCCGCTAACGAGACAGCTGAGTACGGCAGCGTCCTTCCAGCCAAGCTCGGCGGAAATGCTCACGCCGTAAACGAGTCCGACAAAGGCGAGCGTGGAAAGGAAAATGGAAAGCGCATCGATCGAAATGCTTTCTTCAGAGCGGATGTCCTTGATATAGCGG of the Azotosporobacter soli genome contains:
- a CDS encoding PTS fructose transporter subunit IIB, with the translated sequence MNIVGIAACTSGIAHTYIAKEKLLKAGKELNHTIHIETQGTIGTEDELPAAAIAAADVVIIAADIKVGGRERFQGKRIVEVPTHIAIKSPKALLNKIQADLNG
- a CDS encoding PTS sugar transporter subunit IIA, which codes for MDLSMVIDESRINLELDVADKAEAIDALADMLMASGALSSKEGFVQDVYLREAEGMTGIGGGIAIPHGKSNSVIKTSLAIGRTKAPILWESLDDEPIQCIILFAVRDVDSTTVHVKLLGEFAGKLADEQVVERLFSSTQTSEIIAIFSGNK
- a CDS encoding DHA2 family efflux MFS transporter permease subunit; the protein is MNRPALAVGEEAAVHKTTLIVIVSLALVTFIGILSETALNIAYALLIDELGVSAAVIQWLTTGYLLTLSTLIPLSPLLVKKVRTKRLFQAAIFLFAFGTMLCGFATTFWLLLAGRIIQAVGTSISLPLLMNIILAQIPLSHRGRVMGLAGLVASFAPALGPTFGGVMIEWLNWHWIFFSVLPLLALSFLCGSRYIKDIRSEESISIDALSIFLSTLAFVGLVYGVSISAELGWKDAAVLSCLVSGALSLAAFVVRQLRLDKPLIHVRVFSHAMFSIGAAIVMISMMTVLAAGFVLPLYVQKALGFSSIAAALVMLPGAMINGIMSPFTGRFYDKHGARLLLLTGFFLLSLTLAVFSFTQANLNETTVVYALFMFGASMLLMPAQTNGLNQLPPKYNADGVAIMATLQQVAGALGTALASSLLTMNSANFLTLYRDVTPALQAQAIAFGTQQNFRFFLLLGIVGFALSLWTRKKRTV
- a CDS encoding PTS fructose transporter subunit IIC, whose translation is MLKELELKRHALTGISYMIPLVVASGLLIAIGNIAGGNPALISDYKSQYNIWEAAVTLGVYGMGLIPAIMSAAIAYSIADRPGIAPGLLMGMIANAMGAGFLGGMLGGYMSGWCVNFLKKNIKVPLWAQGLMPMMIIPLLASLIVGFIMFFVIGRPIAAASFELRDMLVNMQGGSKAVFGLIMGAMAAFDFGGPVNKVASLFADGLLVEKIYGPEAIKICASMIPPFGVALSWLIRKARYSKSEADNIKIAFPMGICMITEGVIPIAAVDPFRVIFSCSFGAAIGGMLIMLLDVGSPVPSGGMFIVPAMQNPLGFLISLGAGSLITALLLVALKKDVDENAEAVEAEEDELDLSSISIK
- a CDS encoding DUF805 domain-containing protein; its protein translation is MRWYIEVLKKYAVFNGRAGREEFWYFTLVSFIINICLSLLDRLLGMGGEGLLGLIYMVATLLPSLGVSFRRLHDTGRSAWWMLTLFIPILGVFVYLGLMTFKSQEGDNQYGQNPQNQTA
- a CDS encoding DUF2310 family Zn-ribbon-containing protein, whose protein sequence is MVVVEIDFHAAQPHTKKEHLVEAIECLLHALRMGGKIIGQEYPLASVPTGYRTYLCAPEETALAQAPTIYEKNFSAALKNLGIEWSWKIIGHDSSSAPLCNCQKVHAYFLYTNYLSLESPLRCGDCFGSIPLYKIPTTKDDEYVDVMTWESDYRACDTLQMNCSTGERFALKELSQANSSLSKRGIDICRRITTLTTVPTYYYLLRSSGRSKKAELQRKCPCCNENWLLKEPLHGLFDFQCNSCRLLSNVTWSL
- a CDS encoding class II fructose-bisphosphate aldolase translates to MYVSMKDMLDKANDGFYAVMAINCFNLETARSVIRAAEEENAPIIINLYQDHLVEHCDSRLIAPLVKTLAERTAVKVALNFDHGQDVLLLKKAIDDGFSSVMVDASRFGLAGNIAMTKEIVDYAFPKGVSVEGEIGCIGSTEQAEFTDGSMYSDPEEAVAFARQTGVDALAISIGSSHGNYPPGMIPAFDFERLQYIKKQTKMPLVLHGGSGSGEANIVKAVKHGINKINVGCDFMNANLSAAKQYLQQEGELNYYELVSRVEKESREVVRHYIRLAGSNNKN
- a CDS encoding ketose-bisphosphate aldolase, which codes for MLVNMKELLSVAQKNQFAVPAFNVSSSMIFKGVMEACNEKKAPVIIAIHPDELSFLEDSFIAGVREEASKSNVPVAIHLDHGGDFAQVVRAIKCGFTSVMIDASLLPFEENVAITQKVIEMAHAVNVSVEAELGTIGSTGNGGESGSEQIIYTDPATVKEFVSRTGVDTLAIAIGTSHGIYPKNMKPKLRLDLLKEIRSCVDIPLVLHGGSANTDSEIAESVKLGISKINISSDIKEAFYQKCREVLQDTSLREPNAIYPPCIEAMKEVIEQKLELFNDVGQARHYL